One part of the Treponema peruense genome encodes these proteins:
- a CDS encoding ABC transporter permease: MIRKSARQALSFKKKVFINTAAVVSAIAASMIIMALMKLNPFEVYSKIINGSLGSAYRFRETVNKAIPLTVLSLGTGMAFKMKFWNIGAEGQFYMGAFGATWAVMLFPQLPAPVLLPLMAVFGFVFGGLFATVPALLKIKWGTSETLVTLMMNYIAQKWVGYLQYGPWRDPNGNGFPRIARFESNAILPSVCGIHIGWIITLVLAVLLFILLLRTKFGYEVSVIGESTNTARYAGINVKKTMLLAILISGGLCGLAGMMQASAIENSLTDNMSNGLGFTAVITTWLSRLNPLVMVGVSFLFSMLLQGGSFLQSSMQIPASMAQILQGVIIFFVLGSEFFVRYKLSFTRSRRNTNTEAC, encoded by the coding sequence ATGATAAGAAAATCAGCAAGACAGGCGTTGTCATTCAAAAAGAAAGTCTTTATAAATACTGCGGCAGTTGTTTCTGCAATAGCGGCTTCAATGATTATCATGGCTCTTATGAAACTGAATCCGTTTGAAGTATACTCAAAAATAATAAACGGCTCTCTCGGAAGTGCATACCGGTTCCGCGAAACTGTGAATAAAGCCATTCCGCTTACGGTATTATCTTTGGGAACCGGAATGGCGTTTAAGATGAAATTCTGGAACATAGGCGCCGAAGGCCAGTTTTATATGGGTGCATTCGGTGCTACCTGGGCAGTTATGCTGTTCCCGCAACTTCCGGCGCCGGTACTTCTTCCTCTTATGGCAGTCTTTGGATTTGTCTTTGGCGGCCTTTTTGCAACCGTGCCTGCTTTGTTAAAAATAAAATGGGGAACAAGCGAAACTCTTGTTACACTCATGATGAATTACATCGCACAGAAATGGGTAGGTTACCTTCAGTACGGACCATGGCGCGACCCCAACGGCAACGGCTTTCCAAGAATTGCGCGCTTTGAGTCAAATGCAATCCTTCCTTCCGTCTGCGGAATCCACATCGGCTGGATTATAACACTTGTTCTGGCAGTTTTACTTTTCATACTTTTGCTGCGTACAAAATTCGGTTATGAAGTTTCTGTAATCGGCGAAAGTACCAATACAGCAAGATATGCCGGAATAAACGTAAAAAAAACAATGCTTCTTGCAATATTGATTTCAGGCGGTCTTTGCGGACTTGCCGGAATGATGCAGGCCAGCGCAATAGAAAATTCCCTTACAGACAACATGTCAAACGGACTCGGATTTACAGCCGTAATTACAACCTGGCTCAGCAGACTTAATCCCCTTGTAATGGTGGGCGTGTCCTTCCTGTTCAGTATGCTTTTGCAGGGCGGCAGTTTCCTTCAGAGTTCAATGCAGATTCCGGCTTCAATGGCACAGATTCTTCAGGGCGTAATAATTTTCTTTGTACTCGGAAGCGAATTTTTTGTACGCTACAAACTTTCCTTTACCCGCAGCAGAAGAAACACAAACACGGAGGCATGCTGA
- a CDS encoding ABC transporter ATP-binding protein has translation MENENAVEVLNLTKSFGTVRSNQNISLSVKKGEILALLGENGSGKSTFVNMLAGIYAPESGSIIIDGKQMLFASPQEAISAGIGMVHQHFKLVEVMSALENITLGERKAGFFINRTRIRTKIEKLCGQFGFSVDLDKKVHSMAVSEKQTVEIIKMLYQGARILILDEPTAVLTPQETEKLFETLRRMKSEGCSVIIITHKLNEVMEISDRVAILRKGKLAGIVNTAESSEEEVAGMMIGGKLNLEYEYVKVPHGETPLLSVKNITCEDKSGAKKLDSLSFDLYAGEMLGVAGIVGSGQKELCEVLTGITKAAGSAMFENSELLEKTPLEIKKLGIRMSFVPEDRLGMGLVAGMDVTDNIILRSYDETKGIFVDRKSGIKSAIDIVSRYDISTPSINNVVKQLSGGNIQKVLLAREIEMNPKFLIVSYPFRGLDIGATKNIISMLNAQKKKGVGILLIAEDIDQLCAISDRLMVLHDGKNMGTVDPKTTTKETIGLMMMGKDMNGGAK, from the coding sequence ATGGAAAACGAAAACGCAGTCGAAGTCTTAAATCTGACAAAGTCGTTCGGAACAGTCCGTTCCAATCAGAACATTTCACTCAGCGTAAAAAAGGGCGAAATTCTTGCTCTTTTAGGTGAAAACGGCAGTGGAAAAAGCACATTTGTAAACATGCTGGCCGGAATATACGCACCCGAGTCCGGTTCAATAATCATTGACGGTAAGCAAATGTTGTTTGCATCACCGCAGGAAGCCATCTCTGCCGGAATAGGAATGGTTCACCAGCATTTCAAGCTTGTAGAAGTTATGTCCGCTCTTGAAAACATAACGCTTGGTGAACGCAAGGCAGGATTCTTTATAAACAGGACCAGAATCCGCACAAAAATAGAAAAACTCTGCGGTCAGTTCGGCTTTTCCGTAGATTTGGACAAAAAAGTTCATTCCATGGCAGTCAGTGAAAAGCAGACTGTAGAAATCATAAAAATGCTCTATCAGGGAGCGCGCATTCTTATTCTTGACGAGCCGACTGCAGTTCTTACGCCCCAGGAAACAGAAAAACTTTTTGAAACCCTGCGCAGAATGAAAAGTGAAGGCTGTTCGGTCATAATAATTACCCACAAGCTGAATGAAGTAATGGAAATCAGTGACCGCGTTGCAATTTTAAGAAAAGGAAAACTTGCAGGTATCGTAAATACAGCCGAATCTTCAGAAGAAGAAGTAGCCGGAATGATGATCGGCGGAAAACTCAACCTTGAGTACGAGTACGTAAAAGTTCCGCACGGAGAAACCCCGCTTCTTTCGGTAAAAAATATTACATGTGAAGACAAGAGCGGTGCAAAAAAACTGGACAGTCTTTCCTTTGACCTTTACGCGGGCGAAATGCTCGGTGTTGCAGGAATTGTCGGTTCAGGTCAGAAGGAATTGTGCGAAGTCCTTACCGGAATAACAAAAGCCGCAGGTTCCGCGATGTTTGAAAATTCTGAGCTTCTTGAAAAAACACCGCTTGAAATAAAAAAACTCGGAATTAGAATGAGTTTTGTTCCCGAAGACAGACTGGGTATGGGACTTGTTGCTGGAATGGATGTTACCGACAACATAATTCTGCGTTCCTATGACGAAACAAAGGGAATTTTTGTAGACAGAAAATCCGGAATAAAAAGTGCGATTGATATTGTAAGCCGCTACGATATTTCAACTCCTTCAATAAACAATGTAGTAAAACAGCTTTCGGGCGGAAATATACAGAAAGTTCTTCTTGCACGCGAAATAGAAATGAACCCCAAGTTTCTGATTGTTTCTTATCCTTTCCGCGGACTGGACATCGGTGCTACAAAAAATATTATTTCCATGCTCAATGCACAGAAGAAAAAGGGTGTAGGAATCCTTCTCATCGCCGAAGACATAGACCAGCTTTGTGCAATAAGTGACAGACTCATGGTTCTGCATGACGGAAAAAACATGGGAACAGTCGATCCCAAAACTACTACAAAAGAAACCATAGGACTTATGATGATGGGAAAAGATATGAACGGGGGCGCAAAATGA
- a CDS encoding BMP family ABC transporter substrate-binding protein, producing the protein MKKIALAVMAAVFALAGCSKKNVQDAKITKDNLKVGFVYIGSIHDEGYTTAQDKGRLALEAQGIKTMYVENVPENADCEKVIRDLIDQGCNVIYTTSFGFMDWTIKVAAEFPNVKFGHCSGYKRADNVSTYFGRMYEARYLAGITAGLKTKSNKIGYVAAFPIPECIRGINGFARGVQSVNPAASVEVIWTNTWYDPTVEKQAALELLNKGCDVIEQHQDTTAPQIAAQEKGAFCIGYNVATPNAAPKAYLTAPVFNWATFITDDVQKVLDGTWTSRAYWEGLSSGMVDLAPLSALCAEGTQEKIDAARKSIENGSLKIFEGPIFDQSGAEKVPAGTVMTDDEIWNMGWFVKGVNGTIPAN; encoded by the coding sequence ATGAAAAAAATTGCACTGGCAGTTATGGCAGCGGTTTTTGCACTTGCCGGATGTTCAAAAAAGAATGTTCAGGATGCAAAAATTACAAAGGACAACCTTAAGGTCGGATTTGTTTACATCGGATCTATTCACGACGAAGGTTACACTACAGCACAGGACAAGGGACGTCTTGCCCTCGAAGCTCAGGGAATTAAAACAATGTATGTCGAGAATGTTCCCGAGAATGCAGACTGCGAGAAAGTTATCCGCGATCTTATTGATCAGGGATGCAATGTAATCTACACAACAAGCTTCGGCTTTATGGACTGGACAATCAAGGTTGCCGCAGAATTCCCCAATGTTAAGTTCGGACACTGTTCAGGCTACAAGCGTGCAGACAATGTTTCCACTTACTTCGGAAGAATGTACGAAGCACGCTACCTTGCAGGAATTACAGCCGGTCTCAAGACAAAGTCAAACAAGATCGGATACGTAGCAGCTTTCCCAATCCCTGAATGTATCCGCGGAATCAACGGTTTTGCACGCGGCGTTCAGTCAGTAAATCCTGCTGCATCAGTAGAAGTTATCTGGACAAATACTTGGTATGACCCGACAGTAGAAAAGCAGGCTGCACTTGAGCTCCTTAACAAGGGATGCGACGTAATCGAACAGCACCAGGATACAACAGCACCGCAGATTGCTGCCCAAGAAAAGGGCGCATTCTGTATCGGATACAACGTTGCAACACCGAACGCCGCTCCAAAGGCATATCTTACAGCTCCTGTATTCAACTGGGCAACTTTTATTACAGACGATGTACAGAAAGTTCTTGACGGAACCTGGACAAGCCGCGCTTACTGGGAAGGCCTTTCTTCCGGAATGGTAGACCTTGCTCCTCTTTCAGCACTCTGCGCAGAAGGAACACAGGAAAAAATCGATGCCGCCAGAAAGTCTATCGAAAACGGCAGCCTCAAGATTTTTGAAGGACCAATCTTTGACCAGAGCGGTGCAGAAAAAGTTCCCGCCGGAACAGTCATGACAGACGACGAAATCTGGAACATGGGATGGTTCGTTAAGGGCGTAAACGGAACAATTCCGGCCAACTGA
- a CDS encoding xanthine phosphoribosyltransferase, with product MELLENRIREDAEVLPGNILKVSNFLNHQIDVKLMDQMGEEFARLYKDTPVTKILTIESSGIAVAYSVAQKFGVPLVFAKKHKSSNVNEDVYSAKVWSFTHNQEYTVVVSKKYISSCDKILLVDDFLANGAALNGLIKIVGDAGAKVQGICIAIEKGFQNGGKELREKGFRVESLAIVDKMTDDGKIQFRA from the coding sequence ATGGAATTACTTGAAAACCGAATTAGAGAAGACGCAGAAGTTTTACCGGGAAATATCCTCAAGGTCAGCAATTTTCTAAATCACCAGATAGATGTAAAGCTTATGGATCAGATGGGCGAAGAATTTGCCAGGCTTTACAAAGATACACCTGTTACAAAAATCCTTACAATAGAATCAAGCGGAATTGCCGTAGCATATTCAGTTGCGCAGAAGTTCGGGGTGCCGCTTGTCTTTGCAAAAAAACACAAATCCAGCAATGTTAACGAAGACGTGTATTCGGCAAAAGTATGGTCATTTACACACAATCAGGAATATACGGTCGTTGTTTCAAAAAAATACATAAGTTCCTGCGACAAAATTCTTCTTGTAGATGACTTTCTTGCAAACGGAGCGGCTCTTAACGGGCTTATCAAAATAGTTGGCGATGCAGGCGCAAAAGTCCAGGGAATTTGTATTGCCATAGAAAAAGGTTTCCAGAACGGCGGAAAAGAACTCCGCGAAAAGGGTTTCCGTGTGGAAAGCCTGGCTATCGTAGATAAAATGACAGACGACGGAAAAATTCAGTTCCGTGCGTAA
- a CDS encoding Na+/H+ antiporter NhaC family protein — translation MAGTFWSLVPAIVAIALALITKEVYSSLFIGIVIGGIFFAIDASAGFPGFFNHIFNDGMIKQLSDSSNVGILLFLVLLGTLVALMNKAGGSAAFGEWTKKHFKSKVGAQIATILLGILIFIDDYFNCLTVGSVMKPVTDKYGVSRSKLSYLIDATAAPVCIIAPISSWAAAVSGFVSEGENGIALFCKAIPFNFYALFTIIMMFAMVAMKFEFGPMAKYELGEKTDKPAEDEDAGEDTVAKKGKVIDLILPIVSLIIFCVAGMLYTGGFFTKLSDGNANPTYLNFVEAFAGSVASVGLVLGSFAALIITVAFYIIRRVLPFKNCMRCIPDGFKAMVPAILILSLAWTLKAMTDSLNAAEYVAGVVNGSAADLQKLLPAIIFVIACGLAFATGTSWGTFGILIPICIAIFPEGVPLRIISISACMAGAVCGDHISPISDTTIMASAGANCDHVTHVSTQLPYALSVAAVSFVTYIVAGFTQTLGTIASALISWAFGVIVLFAFLIFMKKRAVKA, via the coding sequence ATGGCTGGAACATTTTGGTCTCTTGTGCCTGCAATCGTAGCAATTGCACTGGCTTTAATTACAAAGGAAGTTTATTCTTCACTTTTTATCGGAATCGTCATTGGCGGAATATTTTTTGCAATAGACGCGTCGGCCGGCTTCCCCGGATTCTTTAACCACATATTCAACGATGGAATGATAAAGCAACTTTCTGACAGCAGTAACGTAGGTATTCTTCTGTTCCTGGTTCTTTTGGGAACTCTTGTTGCCCTTATGAACAAGGCCGGCGGTTCGGCAGCGTTTGGTGAGTGGACAAAAAAGCATTTCAAGTCAAAGGTTGGCGCTCAAATTGCAACAATTCTTCTTGGTATTCTTATTTTTATTGACGACTACTTTAACTGCCTTACAGTCGGTTCTGTCATGAAACCTGTTACCGACAAATATGGTGTTTCACGTTCAAAACTTTCATACCTTATTGACGCAACAGCCGCTCCTGTCTGTATTATTGCTCCGATAAGTTCCTGGGCAGCCGCAGTTTCGGGATTTGTTTCTGAAGGTGAAAACGGCATTGCGCTCTTCTGCAAGGCAATTCCATTCAACTTTTATGCATTATTTACTATTATAATGATGTTTGCTATGGTTGCAATGAAGTTTGAATTCGGTCCTATGGCAAAATATGAACTCGGCGAAAAAACAGACAAACCTGCAGAAGATGAAGATGCCGGCGAAGATACAGTTGCAAAAAAAGGAAAAGTCATTGATCTTATTCTTCCTATCGTTTCGCTGATTATTTTCTGCGTAGCCGGAATGCTTTATACAGGCGGTTTCTTTACAAAACTTTCTGACGGGAATGCAAACCCGACTTACCTGAATTTCGTTGAGGCATTTGCAGGAAGTGTTGCTTCTGTTGGTCTTGTGCTGGGATCTTTTGCCGCGCTGATTATTACGGTTGCTTTCTATATAATTCGCCGCGTTCTTCCTTTCAAGAACTGCATGCGATGTATTCCAGACGGATTCAAGGCTATGGTTCCGGCTATTCTGATTCTTTCACTAGCATGGACACTTAAAGCTATGACGGATAGTCTTAATGCCGCGGAATATGTTGCCGGTGTTGTTAACGGAAGTGCTGCCGACCTTCAGAAGCTGCTACCCGCAATTATTTTTGTTATTGCCTGCGGTCTTGCTTTTGCAACAGGAACTTCGTGGGGAACTTTCGGAATTCTTATTCCAATCTGCATTGCGATTTTCCCTGAAGGAGTACCGCTCAGAATTATTTCTATTTCTGCATGTATGGCAGGAGCTGTTTGCGGTGACCACATTTCGCCGATTTCTGACACAACAATTATGGCAAGTGCCGGAGCAAACTGTGACCACGTAACGCATGTTTCGACACAGCTTCCTTATGCTTTGTCTGTAGCTGCAGTTTCGTTTGTGACATATATTGTTGCAGGATTCACACAGACTCTGGGAACCATAGCAAGCGCTTTGATTTCTTGGGCATTCGGTGTAATAGTTCTTTTTGCCTTCCTTATTTTCATGAAGAAACGTGCTGTAAAAGCATAA
- a CDS encoding SIR2 family NAD-dependent protein deacylase: MIEQQKDLKIPSELIPKCPVCGKPMTMNLRADNFFVEDSFWEKAAARYSAFIKKHQNKKILFLELGVGFNTPGIIKYPFWQMTLQNPKSHYVSINKGESYCPQEIQNRSFCINEDIGNVLERL; this comes from the coding sequence ATGATTGAACAGCAAAAAGATTTAAAAATTCCTTCTGAGCTGATTCCAAAATGCCCAGTATGTGGAAAACCTATGACAATGAATTTAAGAGCCGACAACTTTTTTGTAGAAGATTCCTTTTGGGAAAAAGCCGCCGCCCGATATTCAGCTTTTATAAAAAAACACCAGAACAAAAAAATTCTTTTTCTGGAACTGGGCGTTGGTTTTAATACACCCGGAATAATAAAATATCCGTTCTGGCAGATGACTTTACAAAATCCAAAGTCGCATTATGTGAGCATCAATAAAGGTGAATCTTATTGTCCCCAAGAAATTCAAAACCGCAGTTTTTGCATTAATGAAGATATAGGGAATGTTTTGGAAAGATTGTAG
- a CDS encoding RNA 2'-phosphotransferase, producing the protein MDYINLSKEISYALRHAPWKYELEIDEAGFVQISQLLSSINEEEKYPKEIELPDILYVMKISDKKRLEIVGEKIRALYGHSIPMHIKKEESIPPVILYHGTAKRFLPSIKEKGLLPMNRQYVHLSTDIETATTVGKRRDKEPVILKIDVKSALKEGIKFYIGNEKVWLCDRIPPELVKLN; encoded by the coding sequence ATGGACTACATTAATCTTAGTAAAGAAATTTCCTATGCTCTGCGTCACGCCCCATGGAAGTATGAACTGGAAATTGATGAAGCAGGATTTGTTCAGATTTCTCAATTGCTTTCATCCATAAATGAAGAAGAAAAATACCCAAAAGAAATTGAATTGCCTGATATTCTTTATGTTATGAAAATCTCTGACAAGAAAAGACTTGAAATTGTCGGAGAAAAAATTAGAGCTCTTTACGGGCACTCAATTCCGATGCACATAAAGAAAGAAGAATCTATTCCACCTGTTATTCTTTATCATGGAACAGCAAAAAGATTTCTGCCATCAATAAAGGAAAAGGGGCTTTTACCAATGAACAGACAATATGTTCATCTTTCAACTGATATTGAAACAGCAACAACTGTAGGAAAAAGACGAGACAAAGAGCCTGTTATTCTAAAAATAGATGTAAAATCAGCCTTAAAAGAAGGAATAAAATTTTACATTGGAAATGAAAAAGTATGGCTCTGCGATAGAATTCCACCAGAACTCGTGAAACTGAACTGA
- a CDS encoding DUF4417 domain-containing protein → MLTALLNLSAVCTLNLLLFLCRFTHSFYPTELPFAFLGVEKGGIYSIGTYGCIQGEENTFFFREGLISMLKELEPKVVIVYGAMPKSIFSDLTNKTTFIQIDDWIKRCHGGK, encoded by the coding sequence GTGCTAACCGCCTTGCTTAATTTATCGGCTGTTTGCACCTTAAATCTGCTCCTTTTTCTGTGTCGTTTTACACACTCATTTTACCCAACTGAACTTCCATTTGCATTTCTTGGAGTTGAGAAAGGCGGAATTTATTCAATCGGAACTTATGGCTGCATTCAAGGTGAAGAGAATACTTTCTTTTTCCGTGAAGGCCTTATTTCGATGCTTAAAGAATTGGAACCTAAAGTTGTCATTGTTTACGGAGCAATGCCGAAATCAATATTTTCAGATCTTACAAACAAGACAACTTTTATCCAAATTGATGACTGGATTAAACGATGTCATGGAGGAAAATAG
- a CDS encoding transposase: protein MVKKRQSFSKDFKAKVTLEALREESTIQEIAVKYGVHPNQISQWKAQAIAGMADIFERPNKKSEETRKQEEEKDSLLKTIGEQKVEIDFLKKKYKQIYGYDPIL, encoded by the coding sequence ATGGTAAAGAAACGACAGTCATTCAGCAAGGATTTCAAGGCAAAAGTTACACTTGAAGCATTACGAGAAGAATCTACGATTCAGGAAATTGCAGTAAAGTACGGCGTCCATCCGAATCAGATTTCCCAATGGAAAGCGCAGGCGATTGCCGGAATGGCTGACATTTTTGAACGGCCGAACAAGAAGTCAGAAGAAACGAGAAAGCAGGAAGAGGAAAAAGACAGTCTTCTGAAAACAATCGGTGAACAGAAAGTCGAAATTGATTTTCTAAAAAAAAAGTACAAGCAGATATACGGCTACGATCCAATCTTGTAG
- a CDS encoding IS3 family transposase — protein sequence MSRSRYYYEPGPGHDEKDFNLLVKIKEVQIEHPYYGYRRIWREINKNGGDTTETTVRRVMRRFGITAVFPGKNLSKACKYHKKYPYLLKNKVIRYPNQVWSTDITYIKLPTGNVYLMAIIDWFSRKVLSWRVFNTMDAMQYANLLRETIEEYGCPAIFNTDQGSQFTSDVFIKVLVDYDIQISMDGKDRALDNIRIERLWRSLKYEDIYLKRYETMKDLKAGINAYFNFYNTARFHQSLDYNVPDEMYKCFQYNELERKRAA from the coding sequence ATTTCACGGAGCCGGTATTATTACGAACCGGGTCCAGGGCATGATGAAAAAGATTTCAATCTGCTTGTGAAAATCAAGGAAGTCCAGATTGAGCATCCGTATTACGGCTACCGCAGAATCTGGAGAGAGATAAACAAAAACGGCGGAGACACTACAGAAACAACTGTACGCCGTGTAATGCGAAGATTCGGGATTACGGCGGTATTTCCGGGCAAGAATCTTTCCAAGGCCTGTAAATATCACAAGAAGTATCCGTATCTTCTGAAAAACAAGGTAATCAGATATCCGAATCAGGTATGGTCAACGGATATCACTTACATAAAGCTGCCGACAGGGAATGTTTACCTGATGGCAATAATCGACTGGTTCTCGAGGAAGGTCTTGAGCTGGCGCGTATTCAACACGATGGATGCGATGCAGTATGCAAATCTTCTGAGGGAAACAATCGAAGAATACGGCTGTCCTGCAATCTTCAACACAGACCAGGGAAGCCAGTTTACATCTGATGTTTTTATCAAAGTTCTTGTCGATTACGACATCCAGATCAGCATGGACGGAAAAGACCGGGCTTTGGACAACATCAGAATTGAGCGTCTTTGGAGAAGCCTCAAGTACGAGGACATCTACCTTAAACGCTATGAGACAATGAAAGACTTGAAGGCCGGCATAAATGCCTACTTCAACTTCTACAACACAGCGAGGTTTCATCAGTCTCTGGATTACAACGTGCCTGATGAAATGTATAAATGCTTCCAGTACAATGAACTGGAAAGAAAACGGGCTGCATAA
- a CDS encoding DUF4417 domain-containing protein translates to MRKIKNIIDDGFNAKLVKTAIFDGLLEIPVIHNNAEIIIPQGMVPFSERNKSKDKKDFVCFYEHDIKFRNILTATKEQIEDLKRFPGVISPDCSLYRDMPLVLQMMNVYLNRQVGHYLQAQGIYVIPNIRWGDERSYTRLIPKMRYLVNTKILQV, encoded by the coding sequence ATGAGGAAAATAAAAAATATAATTGACGACGGCTTTAATGCCAAACTAGTTAAGACTGCAATTTTTGACGGTCTTCTTGAGATTCCTGTAATACACAACAATGCAGAAATAATTATTCCTCAAGGAATGGTACCTTTTAGTGAACGTAATAAAAGTAAAGATAAAAAAGATTTTGTGTGCTTTTATGAACATGACATAAAATTCCGCAATATTTTGACAGCAACTAAAGAACAAATTGAAGACTTAAAAAGATTTCCTGGTGTAATTTCACCAGATTGTTCCCTTTATCGAGATATGCCTCTTGTTTTACAAATGATGAATGTTTATTTAAATAGGCAAGTCGGTCATTACTTACAGGCTCAAGGAATCTATGTAATTCCGAATATACGGTGGGGAGATGAAAGATCTTATACAAGGTTGATCCCTAAAATGCGCTATTTAGTCAACACAAAAATTTTACAGGTTTAA
- a CDS encoding HU family DNA-binding protein — MKNSSNNSFIKLTEATAGRVGIKLQLNQFNKNEGTPNYYGKVERFTLSVQNTLEGIANELPQIDTGTVASVLNSYTNVVLKALESGNAVKFGELGMFYIASKGVVDSETGRPELTVKFTASQTLKNVVKNIEIASSEFKKAEGKIFSVTNVATGLFDGTVTTGGSCLLEGIGIKVSGENSGIYFAPVTETGAVSTDENSWIKVISPLVYNTPSKLLFTVPDSVVADNSYKIVIRTHCAGRSGYERKELIETISDTVTVTA, encoded by the coding sequence ATGAAAAATTCTTCTAACAACAGCTTTATAAAGCTGACAGAAGCGACGGCAGGTCGCGTAGGTATTAAACTTCAGTTGAATCAGTTCAACAAGAATGAAGGAACTCCAAATTATTATGGCAAAGTTGAACGCTTTACTTTAAGTGTTCAGAACACTTTAGAAGGAATTGCAAACGAACTCCCTCAAATTGACACAGGAACGGTAGCAAGCGTTTTGAATTCTTATACAAATGTTGTTTTAAAAGCTCTTGAAAGCGGCAACGCCGTCAAGTTTGGAGAACTTGGAATGTTTTACATTGCTTCAAAAGGCGTTGTAGATTCTGAAACTGGGCGACCCGAACTGACTGTAAAATTTACTGCAAGTCAGACCTTAAAAAATGTAGTGAAAAACATCGAGATTGCCTCTTCGGAATTTAAAAAAGCAGAAGGAAAAATTTTTTCTGTTACCAATGTTGCAACAGGACTGTTCGACGGGACTGTTACAACCGGTGGCTCTTGTCTGCTTGAAGGAATAGGAATAAAAGTAAGTGGCGAAAATTCTGGCATTTATTTTGCTCCAGTTACGGAAACAGGTGCTGTATCAACTGATGAAAATTCTTGGATAAAAGTTATTTCGCCTCTTGTTTACAACACTCCTTCAAAATTACTTTTTACAGTTCCAGATTCTGTTGTTGCAGACAATTCTTACAAAATTGTAATCCGAACGCATTGCGCAGGTCGTTCAGGGTATGAGCGCAAAGAACTGATTGAAACAATCTCCGACACAGTAACCGTAACAGCCTAA
- a CDS encoding ABC-three component system protein, with product MKFSDFISTLQKYICTSSSKLDFTKTVIINAVGFDDIYDLFASAGKPDIEEKTIGNYYRARPFPKWLSSAILENLSKSKFENFINENLSLGDTTDELADALKKFGTNINISTDNMGETCTNFFVAIMNENSSDNKNELDQLLDITNKDEYLQKELEQVVKSILLWEKNDNLSMADKIELDKNTELNYDPVVVEKKLYDVKSLKTVVLANVTEYYKMIKSFFLAEQKKSSEQAEYVSKTVKNKYLKVKAIAKGDKHEIFKRMKIFIQDKTENYDNDEILNIIVSYFIQSCEVFDASSK from the coding sequence ATGAAGTTTTCAGATTTTATTAGTACACTACAAAAATATATATGCACCTCTAGTTCAAAACTAGATTTTACTAAAACTGTTATTATCAATGCAGTTGGTTTTGATGATATTTATGATCTTTTTGCAAGTGCAGGGAAACCAGACATCGAAGAAAAAACTATAGGAAATTATTATAGAGCCAGACCATTTCCAAAATGGCTTTCAAGTGCAATTCTCGAAAATCTCTCCAAATCCAAATTTGAAAATTTTATAAATGAAAATCTATCGTTAGGCGATACCACTGACGAACTTGCAGATGCCTTAAAGAAATTTGGAACGAATATTAATATTTCTACAGATAATATGGGAGAAACTTGCACAAATTTTTTTGTTGCTATAATGAATGAAAATAGTAGTGACAATAAAAATGAACTTGATCAACTACTTGATATTACAAATAAAGATGAATACTTACAGAAAGAACTTGAACAAGTTGTAAAAAGCATTCTCTTGTGGGAAAAGAATGATAATTTAAGTATGGCTGATAAAATTGAACTCGATAAAAACACAGAATTAAATTATGATCCTGTTGTCGTAGAAAAGAAACTTTATGATGTAAAATCGTTAAAAACAGTAGTTCTTGCAAATGTTACTGAGTATTACAAAATGATAAAGTCTTTTTTTCTTGCGGAACAAAAAAAGTCCAGTGAACAGGCTGAATATGTTTCAAAAACTGTAAAAAATAAATATTTAAAAGTTAAAGCAATTGCAAAAGGTGATAAACATGAAATTTTCAAACGAATGAAAATATTTATTCAAGATAAAACAGAAAATTATGATAATGATGAGATTTTAAATATTATCGTTTCGTATTTTATACAGTCGTGCGAGGTATTTGATGCTTCTTCCAAATAA